TAAGTGAATCGATAAAGGCAGTTGATTATGCTGGACTTCTGCAAACCGGCTTCAAACGTTGTGGTCTGTTTCCGTTCGATGTCGCAAATATAAACTTCTCCAGATTGCTACCTCCAACGACCAATGACATTTCAGAGGATCAACTTTTGAATGATGACGATTCTACCGAACCAAATCCGGTTGAAAGCAAGCAAAGAGTTCTggacaaattgaaaatcttcgaagaGCTGATTGAACCGACTGTTTTAAATATGTTTCGCTCATGTAGAGGAGATTGGAATGGACCGATCGAATACACCGCGCTTTATACACTTTGGTGGAAACTATACACCGACACAACAGCATTCATTTCAATGGAGGACGAAGAGGCTATTATGATAATTGATGTTGAGACATCGAATTCTGAAATGTGTGCTCCATCAAATGAACGTCAACATAACACGGAGGTTTTCATTGTTGGTGATAATGGACAATTACTGAACTGTGATGGTATGTGAATTTGGAAAATACATCCGATGCGAACTGATAATATTTTCGACAGGTACTCAGGTCATTGTATTTGGAGACAACGAAGTTGTGGTCGACGATATGGCTGATTCTATCACCGATACGATAGTTCCGCCCGATGCGATCATTCCGCTTGATATGATAGTTCCGGCCGATACGATAGTTCCGCTTATCGAAGAGTGCGACTCGATGGGTAGGAATTATGAAAGTTATCTGATTTGTAACCATAATTTGATCTTCAATGTTTTAGTCATCCAAAATAGTGCTATCGGTTGTGATCGGTCGATGAAATTGAATATGGAAAGTATCTTTGATCAAAAACCATTGGAAATAGACGTAAGTGGACAAGGACAATCGCAAATACCAATGTCCGATGATCCGAAAGAAATGAGCATCGACGATAACAGTTTAATCGAAATGAACATCGAAGACGATAAGAACACCAAGGCCGACCCGACAATTTTAACGAAACACATCCAATCGAAAATGGCCGATACACAATCGTTCGACGAGGTTGCATTCAAGAAATCGTTTGTGGTTCCAAAACCGAAGGAAagcaagaagaagaaaaatgttcagaAGGAAAGAGTATCGACAGTTATTACTAGTGAAGCTTGGAAAGAGAGTGAACAGAAAAAATTACGGGAAAAGCAACGAGTGGAGGCCGAAAAAGAAGCACGGAAAATTGAACGTGAACGGAAGAAAATTTTGGCAGCTGAATTGAAAGTCGAGAAGGAGATTgctaaagaaaagaaaaaaattgagaaggCTGAAAAGGATGCTCAGAAAAAGAAGACTCGAAAAGGTACAAAAAAGAGTGTGTAAAATAACTTTGGGCTATTGTTGTAATCGGATTGTATTGAACTTTATTTTAAGCTATTGTTACTATCGGATtgtattgaatttaattttgaattgccTACGGCCCAGTTCCAAAACATATGTGATATGGttattgtaaaaaactgaATAAATAAACCGACAGTTGAACTGAACTTAAATACATGTTTTGCTGTTAAGTAGTAGATCACAAATTAAACCCGATTCCATCCAAAAACCAGCGAAAATTCGAACTTCTAGATTGGTTGATGCAATCTTTCTTTACTCTTATCATGCGATAAAAATTCACATGAATTCTTCCATGTATTGGTTGCCTGTAATAACAGGTTTATATAGTATATATAACGGCTAGACACAATATGTGATGAACCAAGTCAATATTCTGCTGAAAACAATTCAACTTTCGTACTCAATCGTTGATTAACTTATCTCAAATTTAGGTTCGGGCATTGGAACATGAATGTTCGAGCAGCTGGAACTGTTTTCAGATTTGGTTCGACAATAGCTTCACTGGTCATATAAAGTAAATTTATGTTATTACTTTGTCATCATTCAGTATTTCTAAATTAAACTCAGTGTATAAGATTCTAAAAATAATAGATTACGTGTAAATAAAGTTTGTAAAGAACTTATTCAActtaaattgtaaaacaaaCGTAGTAAAAAGAAGAGACGGCTAAAACGTTCCAATATAGGTGCGCTTACGTTATCATCGATTTAATGCGTACTTTCTTACGATTACTATGTAAAGTACGCACTAACTTTTCACATTATTGTACTTTGGCACTAGATAGATTGCCCCCGACCAGGTGTATTCCAGTTGACTTTGACTAATTGTTATAACtgttccaaaaataatttttctgattACGACTTACTGAAATTGCGAGATAAAATggtgataaaataaatgaaagaaatttctttGCTGGCGGCTAGAAAATGCCCCATTACGGGCTCATTGTGGGCTTTTTCGGGTCGAAACACGAAAGGTACTATACTGTCTTGCTGGCAAAAAAGCTTAATGGTTCGACGTAACCCATACGTAACAGACGTAACAAATATGCCAACAAGACTGTACtgtttttcgtgaaatttaatCTCGCAGTCGTTTTGATTcgtttaaaacgcattcattGAGGTGATTAAAGTGCTTCTTCATGTTTTACTGTTATTAGATTAGATTAAGATAAGTGGGTGCGGGTGGTAtggtttttttgttggtatttCAACCGATATTTCTGTTGAGATTGAGCAATATATTCAttaaccaaatttttaatttataaagaaTTTGTTACAGATTAGGTGCACATACATCTAAAACTTTTATAGCAACTTCAAATCCTGTGAAGCATGCAGCGTTCGCTGGAAATGCTCGTATAAATACTGGCACAATTCCTCGGTACAAACCTCGGACTCCTTCCGCTTTTAAAAGTTTCGGAAAAGCGTCACGGAAACCCCTCGGATATGTCCCTTCTGGAGCTGAAATTTGGACGAAAGGTATTTAGTTATTAttgataactggagcaaaatCCAAAGTTTTTTGTGGCTTCCCGAAATgcctttttgatttttgatttttgtgggaaaattttaaatttttgggtGATTTACAAATGAGTTGTATATGTATAGCTTCCGATGGCCTTACTTTTCCATTGCCTATTCTACGCAACGCTTTTTAAGcttttttaagcttttttgAATACAGAGCTAACAGCACATAATAGTAACACAGTTACTCCGCAATTGACTAGATTGCAACGAGTGACAAGTATATCGATTACCTGTCTGTATTCTACTCTTAACAACATCGGCCGGCAGCATGAACACCCAATTGATGATTCCGGTTAGACCGCCAGCGGTCAACGTCCGTATCGTGCTTAAACCTGAGCCATCAGCTGGTGCGAAAgctttcttcaaaatttcgtACGTCATAAAGTACAATCCGGCCTGCGGAATAGCTCGCACAAATGTTGCTCCAAGACCTCTGTACAAACTACGAATGCCACCCGTTCTGAGTAATTGTCTTGTACAATCGATTGGTCCTGTATATAGAATTTGACCTTGGCCAGCCGCTTTACCTGACTGAATCTTCACAAATTTGTTTCGCATTTGAGATAGATTCTCCGAACGTTTATCAAAGAGATTATGTTACCTGTAACAGA
This genomic stretch from Bradysia coprophila strain Holo2 chromosome II, BU_Bcop_v1, whole genome shotgun sequence harbors:
- the LOC119082540 gene encoding uncharacterized protein LOC119082540 produces the protein MRVFNMDEKGFILSPKNEVVLAKRGQRAVYNRSQNDEKECVTALLGGNAAGIQTPPMLVYAYKRMPSNILLNLPADWSVGISDNGWQTQNTFMDYISNVFCKWLTESNIKLPVILFIDGHKSHISLTLSEFCSAHQIELVALYPNATHIIQPMDVVVFKPLGAAWEIKLKDWKINHEFAKIDKKDIAPILSESIKAVDYAGLLQTGFKRCGLFPFDVANINFSRLLPPTTNDISEDQLLNDDDSTEPNPVESKQRVLDKLKIFEELIEPTVLNMFRSCRGDWNGPIEYTALYTLWWKLYTDTTAFISMEDEEAIMIIDVETSNSEMCAPSNERQHNTEVFIVGDNGQLLNCDGTQVIVFGDNEVVVDDMADSITDTIVPPDAIIPLDMIVPADTIVPLIEECDSMVIQNSAIGCDRSMKLNMESIFDQKPLEIDVSGQGQSQIPMSDDPKEMSIDDNSLIEMNIEDDKNTKADPTILTKHIQSKMADTQSFDEVAFKKSFVVPKPKESKKKKNVQKERVSTVITSEAWKESEQKKLREKQRVEAEKEARKIERERKKILAAELKVEKEIAKEKKKIEKAEKDAQKKKTRKGTKKSV
- the LOC119073283 gene encoding mitochondrial carnitine/acylcarnitine carrier protein-like, yielding MPDNKSANISPVKDFLAGGFGGVCLVIAGHPFDTIKVRLQTMPTPANGLPPMYTSAFDCFKKTFVNEGIRGFYKGMAAPTMMVTPNYAVLFFSYGLGKTGVSKLMPGELTPVKLFMAGAFAGAMYTFTICPVERVKCLLQIQSGKAAGQGQILYTGPIDCTRQLLRTGGIRSLYRGLGATFVRAIPQAGLYFMTYEILKKAFAPADGSGLSTIRTLTAGGLTGIINWVFMLPADVVKSRIQTAPEGTYPRGFRDAFPKLLKAEGVRGLYRGIVPVFIRAFPANAACFTGFEVAIKVLDVCAPNL